In a genomic window of Thermodesulfatator atlanticus DSM 21156:
- a CDS encoding Fur family transcriptional regulator has product MTKEKIEYFRKLGLKMTPQRLAILEYLEGNTSHPSAEEIFRYVEEKFPSMSFATVYNTLEALKERGLVRELSIEPGKKRFDPNTSPHHHFICERCHRVFDIFVDFDFELPEEYKSQFKITSSEIVFRGICKECLGKEV; this is encoded by the coding sequence GTGACCAAAGAAAAGATCGAATATTTTAGAAAACTTGGCCTAAAGATGACCCCTCAACGTCTGGCAATCCTTGAATATCTTGAGGGGAACACCAGTCATCCATCTGCAGAAGAGATTTTCCGTTATGTGGAAGAAAAATTCCCGAGTATGTCCTTTGCTACTGTTTATAACACCCTTGAAGCCCTTAAGGAACGCGGACTTGTGCGCGAACTTAGCATTGAGCCCGGCAAAAAACGCTTTGATCCCAATACTTCTCCCCATCATCATTTTATTTGTGAACGCTGCCATCGGGTGTTTGATATTTTTGTTGATTTTGATTTCGAACTGCCAGAAGAATACAAAAGCCAATTTAAGATAACTAGTAGCGAAATTGTATTTCGCGGAATTTGTAAAGAATGTTTGGGAAAGGAGGTGTAA
- a CDS encoding RCKP-type rubredoxin-like domain-containing protein codes for MAVFRCEKCGATKEGRCKPRKCPKCGEQGTMKKEE; via the coding sequence ATGGCAGTTTTTCGTTGTGAAAAGTGCGGAGCCACTAAAGAAGGCCGTTGTAAACCTCGCAAATGCCCTAAATGTGGAGAGCAGGGCACCATGAAAAAAGAAGAATAG
- the iorA gene encoding indolepyruvate ferredoxin oxidoreductase subunit alpha, with amino-acid sequence MHPLIKSKPKEKVLLLGNEAIVRGALEAGLRVGAAYPGTPSSEIGNNLFRIQYELPGLYFEFSTNEKVATEVAAAAAAAGLRSLTCMKHVGLNVAADALMTLAYIGVRGGMVIVVADDPSCHSSQNEQDSRYYARLSGLPLLEPATPQEAYEMTIYAFDLSEKLELPVILRTTTRVSHARGIVQVGELASYDQEVKGEFKKDPRRWVPIPAVARVRHQVLLEKMKDATLIADSSRLNYQYGKGKQGIITSSVAANYVYDIVEEFDLKDQVKVLVLGFTHPHPVNLLADFLRSVADVLVVEELEPYLEEAARVVAKERGLSVNIMGKATRHLPRTFEFEPKIVKKAMADAFGISFPEGEKIDVSWVPELPPRPPTLCPGCPHRETYMVIKETLKELGELENSIFPTDIGCYTLGILPPIQMADYLICMGSSVGSPCGFSVATNHRIVSFIGDSTFFHAGLSPLANAVFNKHNFTLVIMDNETTAMTGHQPVPSQELRFKELADRPRIDIEAVVKALGVKNVVTINPYRKEEAKALVKPLLGKKELSVIIAKAPCILYRQRVAKK; translated from the coding sequence ATGCATCCTCTAATCAAATCTAAACCCAAAGAAAAAGTTTTACTCCTTGGCAACGAAGCTATTGTTCGTGGTGCCCTTGAAGCAGGGCTTCGTGTTGGAGCTGCTTACCCTGGCACTCCTTCTTCTGAAATTGGCAACAATCTTTTTAGGATCCAGTACGAGCTACCTGGGCTTTATTTTGAATTTTCAACCAACGAAAAGGTCGCCACTGAAGTAGCAGCGGCGGCTGCGGCCGCAGGGCTTCGTAGCCTTACCTGCATGAAGCATGTCGGGTTAAACGTAGCAGCAGATGCCCTGATGACCCTTGCGTATATAGGGGTACGTGGTGGGATGGTGATAGTGGTAGCTGATGACCCGTCATGCCACTCAAGCCAAAACGAACAAGATTCCCGTTATTATGCCAGGCTTTCAGGGCTTCCGCTGCTTGAGCCGGCAACGCCTCAGGAAGCCTACGAAATGACCATTTATGCCTTTGATCTTTCCGAAAAATTAGAGCTTCCGGTTATCTTGCGCACTACGACTCGCGTTTCTCACGCCCGAGGCATAGTCCAGGTAGGAGAGCTTGCCTCTTATGACCAGGAAGTGAAAGGAGAGTTTAAAAAAGATCCCCGCAGATGGGTTCCTATACCAGCGGTGGCCAGGGTGCGGCACCAAGTACTTCTTGAAAAGATGAAAGATGCCACCCTTATTGCTGATAGTTCACGCCTCAATTATCAATACGGTAAAGGCAAACAAGGCATTATCACTTCAAGTGTTGCGGCAAACTATGTTTATGACATTGTCGAAGAATTCGATTTAAAAGACCAAGTCAAGGTTTTGGTTCTTGGATTTACTCATCCTCATCCAGTGAATCTTCTGGCGGATTTTTTGCGCTCGGTGGCAGACGTACTGGTTGTGGAAGAGCTTGAACCCTACCTTGAAGAGGCAGCCAGAGTAGTGGCTAAGGAAAGGGGCCTTTCTGTAAATATCATGGGAAAGGCCACCAGACATCTCCCGCGTACTTTTGAGTTTGAACCAAAAATAGTCAAAAAAGCTATGGCAGATGCCTTTGGTATTTCTTTCCCTGAGGGAGAAAAAATCGATGTTTCCTGGGTTCCAGAGCTTCCGCCAAGGCCTCCCACCCTTTGTCCCGGATGCCCTCACCGCGAGACATACATGGTAATTAAAGAAACACTAAAAGAACTCGGTGAGCTTGAAAATAGCATTTTCCCAACTGATATTGGCTGTTACACCCTTGGTATCCTTCCTCCTATCCAGATGGCAGATTATCTTATTTGTATGGGGTCAAGTGTGGGTTCTCCATGTGGATTTTCTGTTGCCACTAATCACCGCATTGTCTCTTTTATAGGAGACTCTACTTTTTTTCACGCCGGGCTTTCTCCTCTGGCAAATGCGGTTTTCAATAAACACAACTTTACGCTGGTAATTATGGACAATGAGACCACTGCCATGACTGGCCATCAGCCGGTACCTTCGCAAGAATTGCGTTTTAAGGAGTTGGCTGACAGACCACGCATTGATATTGAAGCAGTAGTCAAGGCCCTGGGAGTCAAAAACGTGGTGACTATCAATCCCTATCGCAAAGAAGAAGCTAAGGCATTGGTAAAGCCTTTGCTTGGAAAAAAAGAGCTTTCAGTGATAATAGCCAAAGCTCCGTGCATCCTTTATCGGCAAAGGGTTGCCAAAAAGTAG